The segment GTCGAAGGCGTTACCGCCCTTCGCCAGCACTTCGAGGCCCGCGTTCGTCGCCAGGTAGTTGGCGCTGGCGATGGCCGCGTGGCCGGGGCCACGCACGGTGCCGGCCTGGGAGGTGGGCAGCGGGCGCTGGTCGGCAGCGACCACACCGGAACCGGCGACAAGGAACAGGCTCGCGGCGAGCACGCGCCACGATGGGACATGGACCATGGGGGTCTCACTTCATGGGGATGATCTCAACCCATGAGGTTACCCGATCGGGGCGCCGAGGTCTTACGAGGCGGCCTTGGCCATCAGGTGCTCGTACTTGCGCATGAGCTGGTCGTGGGTCTCGACGTGGTCGGGGTCGTGCGGGATGCATTCCACCGGGCACACCTCGACGCACTGCGGGTTATCGAAATGGCCCACGCACTCGGTGCACAGGTCCGGATCGATGACGTAGTACTGCTCGCCCAGGGAGATGGCCTTGTTCGGGCACACGGGCTCGCAGACGTCGCAGTTGACGCAGGTATCGATGATCAGGAGGGACATGCGCCGATTTTAGCCTGTTTCGAGCCGGCGCATACGGAAAGGGCGCCTCGCGGCGCCCTTTCCTGTACCAGCGGTAGCCGGTGGGTATTACATGGCCACGAAGCGGTAGGTCGCACCGGTCGGGGCCAGGGCATCGCCCACGCGCTGCTGGTCGGCCTGGTCGCCGATGAACAGGATGATCACGTTCTTGAACGAGCCGGCGTTGGCGCCCTTGAAGGCCTCAACCATCAGGTCGGCCGTCTTGGCGGACTCGGGGCCGCCGAACACCAGCATATTGCCCGGGGTAACGCCGCGAGCAACGGTGCCCTGCACGTTTTCAAGCTGGCGCGCGCGGCCGTCCTGGCCCGCCTGGTCGTCGCCAGCCGGCACGAAGTACGGGAACGGACGGTCAGCCGTCATGCCCTGCATGTTCTTCCGCACGATCTGGCCGAAGTACTGGCTCCACGCCTTGGTGTCGGTCGGGTTGGTCGGCTTGGCCACCGTGGCTTCCTGGGTCGAGGCGGCCTGGTCGGCATCCTCGGACTTGTTGCAGGCGGACAGGGCCAGGGCGGCGGTCAGGGCCACGGACGCGGCGAGGACGAACTTACGCATGATGATCACCTTTGGTTTAAGAATTGCGCCAGCGCTGGCGCATGGCCTGCTGCACCGCGGGATGCACGAAGCCGGAGATATCGCCACCCAGGCGACCGATTTCACGCACGAGCGACGAGGAGATAAAGCTGTACTGCTCAGCCGGGGTCAGGAACAGCGTCTCAACCCCGGGGATGAGATGGCGGTTCATGCTGGCCAGCTGGAATTCGTATTCGAAATCCGACACGGCGCGCAAGCCACGCAGGATGACGCCCGCGCCGATTTCGGTGACGAAATTGGCCAGCAGGCTGTCGAAGCCGCGCACTTCCACGTTGGGCAGGTCGGCCAGGGCCAGCCGCGCCAGCGCAATGCGCTCGCCCAGGCTGAAGCCCGGGCCTTTGTTACGGCTCTCGGCCACCGCGACGACGATACGGTCGAACAGCGGCGCCGCCCGTGAGACGAGGTCGGCATGGCCGTTCGTAATCGGGTCGAAGGTACCCGGGTAGACGGCGAGGCGCGGATTGACCGGCGGAGGAGTCATGGATGCACGGGTCGGGGAAAACGCGGGCTAGCTTAGCGGATCAACCGGGATGCGGCGATAGAGGGTGTAGGTCACCCCCCCGGCGTGGCCCTGGCGATGCAACTGCCATGCCTCCGGCAGCTCCGGCGTCACGCCCGTCGGTGCCTCCACATAGATCCACGCGGAGGGCGCCAGCCAGCCGTGCGCCTCGAGCGCAGCCGCCGCGGCATCCCACAGGTGATCGGCGAACGGCGGGTCCATGAACACCACGTCGAACGGCTTGCCGCCGGCCTTCAGCCAGCGCGCGGCATCATCGCCCACCACTGCGGCCTGGACCTTCAGCCGGGCCAGGTTCGCCTTCAGCGCGGCGCCAAGCTTCGGGTCGCGCTCGACGAAGGTCACCACCGCCGCGCCACGCGACAGGGCCTCGATGCCAAGGGCCCCGGTGCCAGCGTACAGATCCAGGCAACGCGCACCCCCGATCACCGGCTGCAGCCAGTTGAACAGGGTTTCGCGCACGCGATCGGGCGTGGGACGGAGGCCCGGCATGTCGGGGACATCCAGGCGTGACTGGCGCAGGGAGCCGCCAATGATGCGGATATGGCCGGTGGAGCTCATCGCTCAGCGGCCAGAGGGGGCGGGGGTGCTAGCATTCGCCTATTGTCTTTGAATCCCCTGCGCAATGCTCAAGTTCTGGAAGAAGAAGCCTGCCGAACCCGCGGCGACCCCGGCCGCGCCGCCCGCCGACGAGCGCGTGGAACCGGTAGCGGACCCGGTCGCGCTCGATAGCACGCCGGCCCTTGCCGAGGCCCTGGCCGAAACCGCTGCGCCCGAGCCCGCCCTGCCCGAGGTTGAGCCGGAGGCCGAGGAAGCCGCCATCGCCGCCGAGGCCCAGGCCGCGGTGCCGGTGAAGCGCAGCTGGCGCGAACGCCTGTCCGGCAGCGGTTTCGCCAAGAGCCTCACCTCGCTGTTCGTGCGCAACGCGCGCCTGGACGACGACCTGCTCGACGAACTGGAAACCGCGCTGATCACGGCCGACGTGGGCGTGGAAGCCAGCACGAAGCTCGTGGAAGCCCTGCGCAAGCGCATGCACAAACGCGAGTTCGCGGATGCGGGCGCCCTGCTGGCCGCACTGCGCCAGGAACTGATCGACTTGCTGAAGCCGGTGGAGAAACCCCTCGACGTCAGCACCCAGACACCGTTTGTCATCCTTACCGTGGGTATCAACGGCGTGGGCAAGACCACGACCATCGGCAAACTGGCCCGCCGCTACAGCGACGAAGGCCGCAGCGTCATGCTGGCGGCCGGCGATACCTTCCGTGCGGCGGCCGTCGAGCAGCTCAAGACCTGGGGCGATCGCAACAAGGTCCCCGTGGTGTCCCAGGGCCAGGACGCGGACGCGGCCAGCGTCATTTTCGATGCGCTGCAGGCGGCACGCTCGCGCGGCACGAAGGTACTGATTGCCGACACCGCCGGACGCCTGCACACCCAGGGCGGCCTCATGGACGAACTGGGCAAGATCGGCCGTGTGATGAAGAAGCTCGATGCCGGTGCGCCGCATGAGGTGCTCATGGTGATCGACGGCACCACGGGCCAGAACGCCATCAGCCAGCTGCGCCAGTTCCGTGACACGGCCGGCGTGACCGGGCTGGTGGTGACGAAGCTGGATGGCACGGCCAAGGGCGGCGTGATGTTTGCGCTGGCGCGTGAGTTTGGCCTCCCCATTCGCTACGTCGGCCTCGGCGAGACCGCCACCGACCTTCGCGTCTTCGACGCCGAAGCGTTCGTGGACGGCTTGCTGCCGGCCGCGCTCGGCGGCTGACGGCGACGGCCGCCGGCACGATGAAGTTACGTTGGCGCACCTTCCTGCTGGCCGCCGGAGGCTTCGTGACCGCGCTGGTCATCGCGCTGGTCATCGCCACGTACGTCATCCTCCAGCCCGACCGCTTTACTTCGCTCCTGCAGGCGCAGGCCCGTGCGGCCGGCCTGTCGCTTTCGCTGGCCAGCCCCGCCACGCCGACGATCTGGCCCAAACCGGGGCTGGAACTGGAAGGGGTGACGGTGCGCGGCCCCCATGGTGGAACGCCACTGATCGTCGCCGCGCGAGGCAAGCTCGTGCTGCCGTGGCGCACCCTGATGGGCCGTGACACCAGCATCTCCCGACTGGAAGTGGAAGGCGCGCGCATCGACGTGGATGCGGTCTCCGCGTACCTCGATACCCTGCCCCGGCGCTCGACCACCGAGGGGGCCACGCTGCCCACGATCGACGCGGGCTTCCGCATCACCCGTGGCACGCTGCTGCGCGGCAACCGCCTGATCCTCTCGGACGTCGAAGTGGACGCGGGCCGCCTCGCCAGCGGGCGGCGCTTCTCGCTCTCGCTCGCTGCGAATACCGCGGACGGTAGCCCCTATCAGATCGTCCTCGCCACGCTGCCGACGCTGCGCGATGGCGTGCTCACCCTGGAGGACGTCTCCCTGGATGTCGCCTCCGACGCGCACTTCGACGCGAGCCTGCGCGGCAACGCCACCTGGCGCGGTGCCGCCGACATGGGTGCCTCGCTGGCAGGCAAGCTCAACCGCCCCGCGTCGCCGCCGTTCGACATGGTGCTTAACGTGACCCCGGCCAACCAGGACGACCCGCTCTACATCGGGCTCAAGCTGGACGGCGATGCCGGGCACGCGGACCTTCGCGTGCCGCCGATCGCCCTTGCCGACTGGTGGGCTGCCCTGCAGGCCAGCGGTGCGCCGACATTGCCGCCGCTGCTTGGCAGCGCGGATGTGCAGGCACTGGATATCGGCGGCGTGCAGGTGAAGGGCCTGCGCGTACGGGCGACGCCCAACGTGGCGGTCCCCTCGTCGGCGGCCTCCGCAGCTGGCGCTTCGCCGTGAACCGTTTCGCCGACGAACTGCTCCGCTGGTTTGACCACCACGGGCGCAAGGACCTCCCGTGGCAGCACCCGCGCGATGCTTACCGCGTGTGGCTGTCGGAAATCATGCTGCAGCAGACGCAGGTGGTTACCGTCATCGGCTACTTCCAGCGCTTCGTCGAGCGCCTGCCGACGCTGCGCGCACTTGCCGACGCTGACGAAGACACGGTGCTTGCCCTGTGGTCGGGGCTTGGCTACTACCGCAGGGCGCGCTTCCTCCATCGTGCTGCGCAACTGTGCGTGGAACACCACGGGGGCAATCTTCCGCGCGACCTCGATGCGCTGGCCGCGCTACCCGGCATCGGCCGTTCGACGGCGGGGGCGATCCTTGCGCAGGCGCATGGCATGCGTTTCCCGATTCTCGACGGCAATGTGAAGCGCGTGCTGACCCGCTATCACGGGATCGCCGGCTTCCCGGGCGAGAGCGCGATCGAGAAGCGGTTGTGGGTGCATGCCGACGAGCACACGCCCGCGAAACGCACGGCGGACTACACGCAGGCGATCATGGACCTCGGCGCGACGGTGTGCGTGCGTAGCAAGCCGGCCTGCACGCTCTGCCCCCAGGCGGCTTCCTGCATTGCCCATCGCGATGGCTTGACCGCGACCCTGCCCACCGCGAAGCCGGGAAAGAAAATTCCCACGCGTTCGCTGGCCATGCTGTTGCTGCGTGACGCCAGGGGCCGCATCCTGCTCGAACGGCGCGGCCCGGTGGGCGTCTGGTCGGGCTTGTGGAGCCTGCCCGAGGCGAGCGATGCCGATAGCGCGCCGGCGGCGGCGGCGGGCCTCGCCCGCGTAGGCAAGCCCGACGCCCTGCCGGCCTTTACCCATGTGTTCAGCCATTACCGGCTGGACGTTTCGCCCATCCTGTTCGACCATGCGGCCCCGCTCAACCGCGTGTCCGACCGCGCCGACCGGCGCTGGTGCGCCCCCGGCGACCTGGCCACCCTTGGCCTGCCGGCACCGGTACGCACGTTGCTCGACAATCTTCCGGAGATCCTCCCATGACGCGCATGGTTTCCTGCGTAAAACTCGGTCGCGACGCCGAAGGCCTCGACTTCGCACCCTGGCCCGGCGAGCTTGGCAAGCGCATCTATGAGCACGTCTCCAAGGAGGCCTGGGCCCAGTGGCTGGCGCACCAGACCATGCTGATCAATGAGATGCGCCTGTCGCCGCTGGATCCGAAGACCCGCAGCTTCCTCTCCGGCGAGATGGAGAAGTATTTCTTCGGCGGAGAGGTCGTACAGCCCGTCGGCTACGTGCCCCCGGATGAAAGGGCTTGACGCCGGGCGCGTCACCCGATTTAATACGCGGCTCCACTGGCCGCAAGTTCGCTTGCAGGCACTCGTGGCTCGGTAGCTCAGTTGGTAGAGCAGGGGATTGAAAATCCCCGTGTCGGCGGTTCGATTCCGTCCCGAGCCACCACTATTCCTAACAAAGCCCACCCTCGCGGTGGGCTTTGTTTTTGTGCGTGCACTCCCACGAATGCAGCGGTGCGCGCCTACATACATGCTCCCTGGTGGCATGGCACATTTTCACGCCAACACACCAGACACGGAGCTCCACGCATGACCGGTGAATTCCTGCGCGACCTGGCCGTCCGGGTCGGACGCCTCGAGATCGATCTCGGCGCTATCGCTACAAAGGTCTCGGCCATCGAAGAGAAGGTGGCCCACATGCCTACCAAAGCCGACCTCTGGCGAACGTTCGCCGTGGCCTCGGCCGCCGTGATCGGCGTCATGTGGGTGGCTATCCAATACCTGGCGAAGCCCTATATCGATGCGCTCGCGTCGCGACTCGGCGGCTGACCTCATCGGGAAGGCAACCCATGAACGACGGAAACCATACCGTGATGTCCCACGCTCTCATGACGTCGCCGTCGGCGAGCCTCTACGCCCCGGGCGGCGATCAAGACACTACAGAGACCGACTCCATGATCGAATTAATGTTGCGAACGATGAGTGACCAGATGAAGGAGCTGGGGGAACGGATGCAGGGCATGGAGACCCGCATGCAGGGCATGGAGACCCGCATGCAAGGCATGGAGACCCGCATGCAAGGCATGGAACGCCACGCGCACGACATGGATAAACGCCTGAGCGCGGACCTGTCCGGCATCAACAAGTCGCTGGAGTACCTTCATGCAAAGGCAGCGGCGTCCGACGCCCGGCTCGATGCCGTCGACGCAAAGCTGGGGACTATGAACGTCGCGATTGCCGTCGTCGATGCGAAAGTGGAAACGCTTTCCGCAACCACCGAAGAGCTAGGCACGCGGGTCACCCGCGTCGAGCAGCAGCTCAATGTGCTCGACAAGCACGTATGCGTGTTGCCGACGTGGAAATCGCTTGGCGTCGTTGCGGCTGCCACCGGAACCGCCACGGGCGGCTTGGTGGGCTGGCTCGGGCAAGGTGGTGCGAAAGCACTGGCCCGGTGGCTCGGCTAGATAGCGCCCTGGTCAGCCTTGCACGTCCTGGCCCGCCTGCGCGGCGCACGTGCGGAGCGCCTCATCCACGATGGCCGTTTCGTCCTGGACCGTGCCGGGCGTATTGCGCGTCAGGCTTGTAATCCGCGTGTCCATGGCCGCACGAAGACGATCCCGGGCTTCCTGTCCGCACGGCGTGCGCGGCTTCCATGCGCTGGCCGCGTCAGCCCGCGTCCGGAGTAGTGCCAGCGACGCGTCGCGCTGCTGCGCCGATGCCTGCTGGGCCGTCCGGACCTGGGCTTGCCAGTCGTTGACGACGCCGTGCAGATCATTGCTGTCCGCAGCGATCGCCGCGGCGTCACGCTGCCGTGCGCCATGGGACGCGGAGAGCGCCAGGATCAGCGTGGTCACCGAGGCGAGGAAGGCGATGCCGACGACGGCTATCACGGTACGCCTGCCGTTGCCGGCCGGGCGCGCATTCGGGGTCTGCTCCGCCATCGACGGGCTCCTGCAAGGGCTCAGGCCGCCATTGTGCCCCAGCCGGGGGGATCGCACGGCACCTTGCCGGCCTTCGCGACGATATGCCCCACCACCCGTAACGCGACCCACGTAACACGCGCCCGCCACGTTACGTCGCTATAGTCGAACGCTTCTCCCAGGGAAGCCGACTCGCATGACCCCTCTGCGCAACCTCGCCCTCCTCGCTGCGATGACCGCGGTCCTCGCCGGTCCCGTCGCCGCCGAAGACCTGAAGGTGATGTCCTTCAATGTCCGCACCATCACCGGACCCGATGGCCCGGATCGCTGGGACATGCGCAAGGATCTCTTCGCTGACACTATTCGCCAGATGGATCCCGACGTGATCGGCACGCAGGAGCTGGGGCAACAGCAGGGCGACGATACGGTGGCCCGCCTGCCGAAGTTCACCTGGTTCGGCCGCGACCGCTTCGGCGGCCACAAGGACGAACACATGGGCATCTTCTACCGTAAGGATCGGCTGAAGCTGGTGAAGTCCGGGGACTTCTGGCTGTCGGACACGCCCGACAAGGTGGCGAGCATTACGTGGGGCAACATCTTCCCGCGCATGGTGAACTGGGCACTCTTCGAGCGGCTTTCGGACCACAAGCAGTTCTACCTACTGGACACGCATTTCCCCTACCGCGATACCGATGAAGACGCGCGGTCGCGTTCGGCCCGCGAGATGGCGGCATGGACGGCGAAGTTGCCGTCCAACGTGCCGGTCATCATCACGGGGGATTTCAACACCGGGCCGGAAAGCGAATCGCACAAGGCGCTCACGGCCTCGTTCAAGGATGCGTGGAGCACCGCACCGGTCAAGGACGGCCCGGAGGAGACCTTCCACGGCTTCACCGGCAAGCCGACCAAGCGGATTGACTGGATCCTCTACCGCGGGGTGACGGTGCAGAGCATGCGCACCATCACCGTGTCGAAGGACGGCCACTACCCGTCCGACCACTTCCCGGTGCAGGCCGACTTCACGCTTTGACCCACGCGCCTCCGGCCCCGCTTGCGGGCCGGGCCGGAGGACGCGATAGTCCGCGTACTGTCTCCAGGGGTTCACGCCATGCGCCGTCTGTATACGTTGTTGCTGCTGGCCTTCACGGCCCTCGTAGCCCAGGCGGCGCCGCCGCCCTCGCCGCCGGCGTCGACCTATTTTGACCACGCCGGCCACGACGACGTCCTCTCCGGCGGCGTGAAGATGATCACCATCGACACGCCGAAGGGAAAATTCCGGGTCTGGACCAAGCGCGTCGGCAACAACCCCACCATCAAGGTGCTGCTGCTCCACGGCGGCCCCGGGGCGACGCACGAGTACTTAGAAGCCTTTGACAGCTACTTCCCCGGCGCCAGCATCGAGTACTACTACTACGACCAGCTGGGCTCCGCGTTCAGCGACAAGCCGACGGACGAATCGCTGTGGGAGATCCCGCGCTTCGTCGAGGAAGTGGAGCAGGTGCGCCAGGCGCTGCACCTGGACAAGGACAACTTCTACCTCCTGGGGCATTCGTGGGGCGGCGTCCTGGCGATCGAGTACGCGCTGAAGTACCAGCAGCACCTGAAAGGCCTCATCATCTCCAACATGGTCGACAGCATCCCGGCGTACAACGCGTACGCGAAGAACGTGCTGATGCCGGCCATGGACCAGAAAAAGCTCGCCGAAGTCCAGCGCATGGAACGCGAGAAAAAGACCGATGACCCGGCCTACATGGCCATCCTCGTACCCATGCACTACCAGCAGCACGTGCTGCGCATGCCCGCCGACCAGTGGCCGGAGCCGGTCAATCGATCGTTCGGCCACATCAACGAGCAGATTTACGTGTCCATGCAGGGCCCGAGCGAACTGGGTGCCAGCGGCAAGCTGCTGAACTGGGACCGGAGCAAGGACCTGTCGAAGATCACGGTACCGACCCTGGTCATCGGCGCCACGTACGACACGATGGATCCGAAATACATGGAAGCCATGTCGAAGAAGCTGCCCGACGGCCACTTCCTGCTCTGCCCCAAGGGCGCGCACCTGGCCATGTATGACGACCAGCAGACGTACTTCACTGGCCTGATCAAGTTCCTGAAGGACACCGACGCCGGCAGGCACTGACGCCAGTCTTCGCTCCTGAGACGTCTTTCTGGCAACATCGTCCGGTTAATGTCGCGCCGTGGCGCGCTGCCGGATCGCTAAATTCATGAATTTGCAAGCCAATTACGAACAGATTCCGCTCAAGGACTACGCCGAGCGCGCCTACCTCGACTACTCCATGTACGTGGTGCTGGACCGCGCCCTGCCGTTCATCGGCGACGGCCTGAAGCCGGTCCAGCGCCGCATCATCTACGCCATGAGCGAACTGAGCCTGGGCGCCCAGGCCAAGCCGAAAAAGTCCGCTCGCACCATCGGCGACGTGATCGGCAAGTTCCACCCCCACGGCGACTCGGCCTGCTATGAAGCCATGGTGCTGATGGCCCAGCCGTTTTCGTACCGCTACCCGCTGGTGGACGGCCACGGCAACTTCGGCTCCTCGGACGACCCGAAGAGCTTTGCGGCCATGCGCTACACGGAATCGCGCCTGACGCCGATTGCCGAGGTACTGCTCTCCGAGCTGGGCCACGGCACCACCGACTGGTCGCCGAACTTCGACGGCACGATGGACGAGCCCACCTGGCTGCCGGCGCGCGTCCCCCATGTGCTGCTGAACGGTGGCATGGGCATCGCGGTGGGCATGGCCACGGATATCCCGCCGCACAACCTGCGCGAGGTGGCCAGCGCCTGCATCCGCCTGCTCGACGACCCGGAAGCCACCATCGCCGACCTGTGCGAGCACGTGCTGGGCCCGGATTACCCCACCGCCGCCGAGATCATCACGCCGCGCCGCGAGATGGTGGCGATGTACCACACCGGTACCGGCTCGGTCCGTGCCCGCGCGATCTATGAGCGCGACGACGGCAACATCGTGATCACGGCCCTGCCCCACCAGGTGTCGCCGTCGAAGATCCTTGAGCAGATCGCCGCGCAGATGCGCGCGAAGAAGCTGCCGATGATCGAAGACCTGCGCGACGAGTCCGACCACGAAAACCCCATCCGCCTCGTCATCGTGCCGCGCTCCAACCGCGTGGACGGCGACGAAATGATGCAGCACCTCTTCGCCACGACGGACCTGGAGAAGAGCTTCCGCATCAACATGAACATGATCGGCCTGGATGGCCGTCCGCAGGTGAAGGACCTGAAGACGGTGCTGTCGGAGTGGCTGCGTTTCCGCACCGATACCGTCACCCGTCGCCTGAACCACCGCCTCGGCCGCGTCGAGCGCCGCCTGCACCTGCTTGAGGCGTTGCGCATCGCCTACCTCAACCTGGATGAGGTGATCCGCATCGTCCGTACCGAAGACGAGCCGAAGCCGGTGCTGATCGCCCGTTTCCGCCTCGACGAGGAGCAGGCCGATTACATCCTCGAGACCAAGCTGCGCCAGCTGGCGCGCCTTGAGGAAATGAAGATCACCGAAGAGCGCGACAAGCTCGAGGAAGAGCGCGCCCGGATCAACGTGCTGCTGAAGTCGCCGGCCAAGCTGAAGGGCCTGATCAAGGAAGAACTGCGCGCCGACGCCGAAAAGTTCGGCGACGAGCGCCGTTCACCGCTGATCGAGCGCAGCGTCGCCCAGGCGCTGGACGAAAGCGCCCTGGTGGCGTCCGAGCCGGTCACCGTGGTGCTCTCGCAGAAGGGCTGGGTGCGCGCCGGCAAGGGCCACGACGTGGACGGCGAGGCGCTGTCGTACCGCGAAGGCGACAGCCTGCAGGGCATCGCCCGCGCACGTACCACGCAGCAGGTTGCCTTCATCGATTCGACCGGGCGCGCCTACGCCACGCCGGCGCATACGCTGCCCTCGGCACGCGGCAACGGCGAGCCGCTCACGGGGCGCTTCAGCCCGCCGGCGGGCGCGCGCTTTGACGCGCTGGTGGCCGCGGAGAACGACACCCGGATCATCCTGGCCACGGACTTCGGCTACGGCTTCGTGACGCGCTTCGAGGCGCTGACCGGCCGCCAGAAGGCGGGCAAGCAGATCATCTCGCTCAGCGATGGCGCCCATGTGCTGGCCCCGGCCATCACGCCGGATCCGTCACGCGACCGCATCGTGGTCGTCACCAGCGAGGGCCACCTGCTGATGTTCTCGGTGGCCGAGCTGCCGGAACTGGACAAGGGCAAGGGCAACAAGCTCATCGAGATCCCGAAGGCCAAGCTGGCTTCCGGCGAAGAGCGCGTGGTCGGCGTGGCCGTCGTCACCGAGGGCAAGGGCGAGGTCACGATGTACGCCGGTGCCCGCAAGCTCACGCTAAAGTGGGCCGACCTCGTGGAGTACGGCGGCAGCCGCGCCACGCGTGGCGGCGTGCTGCCGCGCGGCCTGCGCCGCGTCGAACGCATCGAAACCAGCGGCTGAGCTCAGAGCCGGGTGACGTCCCAGGACACCATCCGGCCGTCCTTGTAAGGCATCACGCCGTGGAAGGGCCGCGGGTCCTGGTCGAAGACCAGCGGCAGGAAGTGGCGGTCGCCCTCCCACATCGGCAGCGCATCCAGATCCTCGACGGACACCCACTCCAGGGTGCCCTCGGGGTTGGACGTGAACGCCTCGCCCTCGAAGGCGGTAATGACGAAGATGAAGCCGAGCCAGTCTTCACCCTGCTTGCCGAAGCCCGGCCAGTTCAGGGTGCCGCGCAGGCTCATGCGGGTGCATTCGATGCCGGCCTCTTCGCGGATTTCCCGGCGCATGCAGGCGGCGATGTCCTCGCCCGGCTCCATTTTTCCGCCCAGGCCGTTGTACTTGCCCAGGTGCTGGTCGTCTTCGCGGGCATTGCGGTGGATCATCAGCACGCGCTGGCCATCGGGCGAGAGCACGTAGCCGAGGGTGGCGACGATAGGCGTATAGGGCATGGCGTGGAGGGGATAAGGTAAACCACGGAGTTTACGCCCTGCACCAGCCCTTGCACCCACCCCGCCTGCCCGGCGAACATCGGTGGATGCCCCACCGCCGTTTCCGCCCCATGGCCACCCGCTTCCTTCTCCGCACCCTCGCCCTGGCTGGCCTCGCGGGCCTGTCCATCGGCTGCGCCGAGCCTGCCGATGCCGTTGATGGCCGTGAGGTCGTGTTCGACAGCCAGTCGTATTTCGTGGTCACGGTGGATACCCGCCGCGAAGACATCGAGTTGTTCTGGCGCAACCCGGACACCAGCGAACCCTTCGCCACCATCGAATCGCTGAAGGCGTGGACGGCCAGCAAGGGCCGCACCCTCGCGTTCGCCACCAACGCCGGCATCTACGATCGTGATTTCCGCCCGCTGGGGCTGTATGTCGAAGATGGCAAAGCCATCGTTCCGCTGAACCTGGCCCACGGCAACCCGCGATCCGGCAATTTCTCGCTGCTGCCCAACGGCGTCTTCGCCGTGTACGACGACGGTACCGCCGAGGTCCGCAGCACGGATGCCTTCCGTGCGTCGGCGCGCAAGCCGCGTTGGGCGACGCAGTCCGGACCCATGCTGGTCGTGGACGGCGAAGTGAACACGCAGTTCGACAACGGCTCCGACAGCATGAAGTGGCGCAGCGGTGTCTGCGCCAAGACCGCGCACGATGTGGTCTTCGTGGTCAGCCGCGCGCCGGTGAATTTCCATGCCTTCGCGCGCCTGTTCCGTGACAACCTCGGCTGCCGCGACGCCCTGTTCCTCGACGGCACCATCTCGCAGGCCTGGACGCCGGGCGATGGCTACGCCGGCGCGCCGGCCTTCATGACCAAGCCCTACGCGGGTATGGTCGCTGTCTTCCCCAAGCGGCGCTGACCACGGATGCGCCTCGCCCGCCGCCTGCTTGCCGCTCTGCTATTGCTGATCGTGCTCGTGCTCGCGGTGGGATACCTCGCCTTGTCAGGCAGCCTCGCCCGGCTGGACGGCTCGCTTGCCCTGCACGGCCCATCCGCAGCGGTGACGCTCCAGCGTGATGCGCTGGGCACGCTGACGGTGCAGGCGGCCAATCGCCGTGATGCGGCGTGGGCGCTCGGCTTCGCGCATGGCCAGGATCGTTTCTTCCAGATGGACCTGCTGCGTCGCGTGGCGGCCGGCGAACTCGCCGCGCTGGTCGGCGAGGCCGCGGTGGATGTGGACATGCGCCACCGCGTACACCGCCTGCGCGCCGTGGCCGAGGCGGCTTACGCCTTCCTGCCGCCGGACCAGCGCACCCTCGTCGATGCGTACCGCGATGGCGTGAACGCCGGCCTCGGCCAGCTTCGGGTAAGGCCATGGGAGTACCTGCTGCTTCGCCAGACGCCGCAACCCTGGCAGGGCGAAGACAGCCTGCTGGTGCTGGGTGCGATGTACCTGGACCTCAACGAAGACGGCACGAACGGGCGTGACCTGGGCCTGGCGCGCCTTCGCGCGACGCTA is part of the Luteibacter pinisoli genome and harbors:
- the coaD gene encoding pantetheine-phosphate adenylyltransferase — its product is MTPPPVNPRLAVYPGTFDPITNGHADLVSRAAPLFDRIVVAVAESRNKGPGFSLGERIALARLALADLPNVEVRGFDSLLANFVTEIGAGVILRGLRAVSDFEYEFQLASMNRHLIPGVETLFLTPAEQYSFISSSLVREIGRLGGDISGFVHPAVQQAMRQRWRNS
- a CDS encoding YfhL family 4Fe-4S dicluster ferredoxin, with the protein product MSLLIIDTCVNCDVCEPVCPNKAISLGEQYYVIDPDLCTECVGHFDNPQCVEVCPVECIPHDPDHVETHDQLMRKYEHLMAKAAS
- the ftsY gene encoding signal recognition particle-docking protein FtsY, encoding MLKFWKKKPAEPAATPAAPPADERVEPVADPVALDSTPALAEALAETAAPEPALPEVEPEAEEAAIAAEAQAAVPVKRSWRERLSGSGFAKSLTSLFVRNARLDDDLLDELETALITADVGVEASTKLVEALRKRMHKREFADAGALLAALRQELIDLLKPVEKPLDVSTQTPFVILTVGINGVGKTTTIGKLARRYSDEGRSVMLAAGDTFRAAAVEQLKTWGDRNKVPVVSQGQDADAASVIFDALQAARSRGTKVLIADTAGRLHTQGGLMDELGKIGRVMKKLDAGAPHEVLMVIDGTTGQNAISQLRQFRDTAGVTGLVVTKLDGTAKGGVMFALAREFGLPIRYVGLGETATDLRVFDAEAFVDGLLPAALGG
- a CDS encoding membrane assembly protein AsmA; amino-acid sequence: MKLRWRTFLLAAGGFVTALVIALVIATYVILQPDRFTSLLQAQARAAGLSLSLASPATPTIWPKPGLELEGVTVRGPHGGTPLIVAARGKLVLPWRTLMGRDTSISRLEVEGARIDVDAVSAYLDTLPRRSTTEGATLPTIDAGFRITRGTLLRGNRLILSDVEVDAGRLASGRRFSLSLAANTADGSPYQIVLATLPTLRDGVLTLEDVSLDVASDAHFDASLRGNATWRGAADMGASLAGKLNRPASPPFDMVLNVTPANQDDPLYIGLKLDGDAGHADLRVPPIALADWWAALQASGAPTLPPLLGSADVQALDIGGVQVKGLRVRATPNVAVPSSAASAAGASP
- the mutY gene encoding A/G-specific adenine glycosylase — protein: MNRFADELLRWFDHHGRKDLPWQHPRDAYRVWLSEIMLQQTQVVTVIGYFQRFVERLPTLRALADADEDTVLALWSGLGYYRRARFLHRAAQLCVEHHGGNLPRDLDALAALPGIGRSTAGAILAQAHGMRFPILDGNVKRVLTRYHGIAGFPGESAIEKRLWVHADEHTPAKRTADYTQAIMDLGATVCVRSKPACTLCPQAASCIAHRDGLTATLPTAKPGKKIPTRSLAMLLLRDARGRILLERRGPVGVWSGLWSLPEASDADSAPAAAAGLARVGKPDALPAFTHVFSHYRLDVSPILFDHAAPLNRVSDRADRRWCAPGDLATLGLPAPVRTLLDNLPEILP
- a CDS encoding oxidative damage protection protein, which translates into the protein MTRMVSCVKLGRDAEGLDFAPWPGELGKRIYEHVSKEAWAQWLAHQTMLINEMRLSPLDPKTRSFLSGEMEKYFFGGEVVQPVGYVPPDERA
- the rsmD gene encoding 16S rRNA (guanine(966)-N(2))-methyltransferase RsmD — translated: MSSTGHIRIIGGSLRQSRLDVPDMPGLRPTPDRVRETLFNWLQPVIGGARCLDLYAGTGALGIEALSRGAAVVTFVERDPKLGAALKANLARLKVQAAVVGDDAARWLKAGGKPFDVVFMDPPFADHLWDAAAAALEAHGWLAPSAWIYVEAPTGVTPELPEAWQLHRQGHAGGVTYTLYRRIPVDPLS